The Corythoichthys intestinalis isolate RoL2023-P3 chromosome 1, ASM3026506v1, whole genome shotgun sequence genomic interval aatggtcgtatgtcgagcaggattttcccataggaatacattataattccattaatttgttccacagcacaaaaaccttcactaaatccttaaaaaatactgctggtactattacaaatggcaattacacatagcaaaacaaattataaatcaaaatcggaataataataataattcctgtattaatgtaacgaatcgggttctaatgtggcggacgttttttgctgaccctgaacgcaccgcggggctgacgtgccagagacagaccggtgagcttgagtttcactttcactttgaatgttttcttgagaacaccgtcaattgcggcagacagaaggtgtttttgttttgaataagttgggaaataaatgataaaaacgtggcgaagttggcgatttctctggagatgttaccacaataagaattgtcagcttaacttataaagactggcgaacgatggtcggaggaggaccgtggagatgtattgttgagccatttcgcgGATGccaaccctacgctcatatttttctgtcatttgcatcttcatttagaaggtaagcgtcaactttttccttgtttcaccacctgtaccaaccttttctgaaaccaacgttgatttgtcacacaagaaaatccgccgtgcattcgtctgcggtgctgccattgtcgtcgtatttcgagcatgtcgtcggatgtactgtagaaacaaatggcgagtcaatttttacgtcggatgtcgaaaagttcgtgtgtcaaagcgatcgtatgtagaggtaccactgcactactataaaatacaaataatgattataaaatatatatataataatgataataataattacatgaAAATTAAAGCAAACGGGGGGGCTTAATGGGGGATTTAAAACCATCTACATTTACGTGTAAAAAGTCAGCTAAATGAATACAATTTTGGcaaatgacttatttttaatatgcttttttaaattattattatgatatttttacctttttttttttttttttgcctataACTGCCAGTATTATcattgagttaatttatttgctaatTTTAACAAAATGTCGTTGTCGTTTGTGGCTTCACAGAAGAAGTTGGCAATCTTATCACATGTTAtaggttttattttgaaggacaGGCGGAAATGGAAAACGTCCTAACTGACTTTGCCCATTCAGTACAACAAGCCAGCACAGCGTACGgcactttttaaaaatccttCTTCCAAAATTCCAAATTTACGTCCTCAGGTCTGCTTCAGCCAAGTCTAAAATTGTGTAATTCTTTTCCAATGTTGTCCGTTTCAAGCCGTCTCGGGCCACGAAGAAGCCTCACGGCTctcttagcttagcttagctttGCTTAGCTTAGCCACTAACAAAGAGACgccgatgtaaaaaaaaaaaaaaaaaaaaaaatgtccgagAGATGGACAGCAGCAAGAGCAAGATTCGATGAGGAGGTCCGTGAGGAAATGGAGCCGCCAGGGTGTCATCAACACCAAAAACAAGGTTAGTTCACTTTTAACACTGttttaatacatgttctaaattAGCCTTTATCTCTGTTATGATTATTGATGTAGGTATGAGAGCATACTGAATAGTAGCGAATTTGACAGACATGCTTTTATAGCTGCGTTCAGACTGCATGTACCGTAtcaggcgggggggggggggtgcttgagcacctgccccttttgactgagcttttttttttgttttgttttgtttttgcgtatgtgtgtgctggCCGACTGTGCAGACACGCCATCGCATACTTTACTTGAACActaaaaactagggttgttccgatcatgtttttttgctcccgatccttttagtttgagtatctgtcattcccgatatttcccCATCCGATTGCttatttttgctcccgattcaattccaatcattcccgtgtAGTGACCCTTGTTTGGCACAATTCACCCACCGTACTtgagtgtccatttggccgtgcgcgttactggctgcgtcacagtcacgtgacagacactataagagccgcgcgcgttccggctcattAGAGGGAGTTCATAGCGAGTTACAAGAGACACATGAGCCGCCATCCATCCAACGTGATACCGCTACacacgataatttttcctgatcatatccattttggcaatgcattaagaaaaatatgaataaaactcggtcgaatatatagattcaacatacagtacataagtactgtatttgtttattatgacaataaatccttaagatagcatttacattattaacattctttctgtgagagggatccacggatagaaaaacttgtaattcttaaaggataaatttgactttgtatattgtgactaaatattgccatctagtgtatttgttgagctttcagtaaatgataatgtagccatttaactgttatgcccaaatgcatgatgggaagtgcaaccatgactgtgcgtagtggcaccaattgatatacagtatcttctctgcgttgggaagtaacacagggtgttaaggaaaagaccaACCACTACCATtcgtccccacattgcttcccacgatatttctaattgttgagagagggattttaaggctttagccaattaaaaagaggctccaaagactgccaaaattctctctactcattttacgttgcctgttagctctgtatagaccctactcgccaacgtcacagaatgacgtgtcgctgtatccagccgccatattgtccgtcattgtttatccgtattctcaatggtttcaatttgccgtgcaatttatagtgcaattcatggaagccccggtgctttcagacgctgtgaactcattggatgcgttgcataaaaggcgttatgtggaaaagcttatgtctatccattcgccagatccatgtttgatgcctaaatcgatattttttgacccgctgtcttcgccgtctctgcctgatatctgctaccctgatatctacaactgtcttgtccacagaaactcagcctattctttcgagcatcttgaatttgaaactgtatgttgtcggcgatgagcctcgcaatgatcttaattgttagttgtcagcccaaaaccctctaaatatatattaaatgcatcttaccagatataaaatgactactacataatccgtggtaatcgtgtggagcccagttttctcgtcgaattgcagcggcccatctcgctctcctctcgggGTCTCTcggatccggtagaacttcaagtctctccgtctatcttctctgttattgcaatcgACTGCcaaacacgccttcaccattttgattattaatgttaacgagcacaaaaacacgccataatcggaggaatttacgtcgcggtaatgcgtcaacatgtcgagttgacggacaatatggcgcggcaaTATGGCAACTCGAGTTTcttgagtactcgtttcagctctactctcaatgtgaaaaattaaaactgttcagaccactgGACtggattctccgtgtcaaacagctgaacaggacaggtttaaaaaaaaacaaaaaaacatccatATCAGATATAAAACTATCTTCCGTATGTGGTTTCAAATCAGtctcgcaaaaaaaaaacaaaaaaaaaaaatcgaatttcTGTGCTTTTGTGATTGTCcagactacaaaagagccatccaATTCGGATCCAGAATTGgattttggctgccagtctgaacaGGGCCCAACTTTCACTGGAGCAATCAAATTCGAAACCACTCCTAAATTTTGTTTTGTCTTTTCTTGCACAGACTTCGGAGAAGATCCTGGTCCTAGGCGCCTTGAACTGGAGTTTCCTGGTGTAAAATTGGGAATCaaaccctcccaattcaaagaaGAGGAGCCAGAGCCCCTTCATTTGGAAAAGAGAGAAGAGCAACTCCACATCATAAAGGTGGAGGAAGACCAAGACAGCATAAACAAGTTGATCCGCGTTcccttgaagagtgaaaaagaAGGTCTGAATGAAGCAAGCAGAGGGGCGGAGCCTCCGACCGACAACGGCAGGTCACAAGCGGACAGCCTGATACTTCCGCTGACAGACAGCGACGCCACTACGTCGCACTCGCCTCACATTGACGAAAGGACTGACGCTCGGACGAAATGTCACAGCGGTGACAAACGCTGGAAATGCTATCACTGCGGGAAAAGTTTTGGCCGCAAATTTGTGTTGAAACGTCATATAAGCAGCCACACTGGCGTGAAGCCTTTCCTCTGCTCAGTTTGCGGCCAAAGATTCTCTACGACGCAAAACTTATCGCGACACACGAGAAGTCACACCGGCGAGAAAGCCTTTTCTTGCTTGGTTTGCGGCCAAAGCTTCTTCCAGAAGAGAAGCCtaaacattcacacaagaaagcacactggagagaaacctttttcctgctccatTTGCCTTCAGAGATTCTCTTCAAAGCAACACTTAATAGGCCACGCAAGAACGCACACTGGggaaaaaccttttgcctgcctaatttgtggtcaaagattctctCAGAAGGGAGCATTGGGACTACACACGAGAACCCACACCGGGGAGAAACCGTTTGCCTGCTCAACTTGTGGGCAAAGATTTTCTCAGAAGGGTCATTTGAAAAGGCACACGCGAACGCACACTGGGGAAAAACCATTTGCCTGCTCCGTTTGTGGTCAAAGCTTCGTTCAGAAGAGAAGCTTAACGATCCACACAAGACGACACACCGGAGAGAAACCTTTTCCCTGCGCGGTGTGCGACCAGCGCTTCTCTCAAAAGAGCGCCTTAACGATCCACACGAGAACGCACACTGGCGAGAAACCTTTTTGCTGCTCGCTTTGTCCCCAGAGATTTGCTCAGAAGGGAACCTTGAAAAGTCACACAAGGACGCACACCGGAGAGAAACCTTTTGGCTGTTCCGTCTGTGGTCAGAGGTTCACTCAGATGGGAAAtttgacaagtcacacaagagcGCACACCGGAGAGAAACCTTTCGCCTGCTCTGTTTGCGGCCGAAGCTTTTCGGCAAAGCGAAGCTTAAAATACCACAAAGGAATACACACTGGTGAGAAATCTTTTTCCCACGTAGTTTGTGGTCAACCCGGATTAAGGTAATCTGGcattagaatttttttcccataaatCCTGCCAGCCCACCTAATTGAGAAAGGTGTTGTCAAAAATTGCACCGTTAATCACTCCTGGACAGAAATTGGTTTTATCcacaaataaagaaattaaatgaaaaaatgtgCATTGTTTCATTTTGAGGAATGAGTGAGAATGTTTCGCAGCATGGCATACTGTACATCAAGGATCCTCAACCACCGGGCCGGGGACCATTACCGGTCCCTGGCTCATTTGTTAACGGactgcagagaaataataaatcatttgttaatgattgtattgactaatccgagtagagatctGTATgcgttgccctctagtggttggctaccattactggggtgtttgcacacttaTAGCATCTCGGCGTCAGTcagtgtaaacagtaacgttagctgctgttggccccAATGGCGGACGGAGTACTTCTGGTCGTTTTGGAtttagcttctttttttttttttttaaaacattgatgTACGCTTGTCCTCAATAATGATGCAGGCACATAAGATTTGTTCCCAGAGATAATAAGCCCCCACGTTAGCAAATATGACTGAAAAGCAGATGTCTTTGAACAGCTTTTTTCcggggaaaagggcacctgctgagccagtggAGGAGCCTACAACAAAGTCCGTTCTGCATAACGTGGCTGAAAGCAAGCTGTCCAGATGATTGTAAAGCATCATGCTCTTCTTAGAAACATCTTTTGACAAATTTGCGCTTCAATGTAAATTCTGGGGAAGTCGCGAGTCACCAAATGACCTGACATTCCGGCACTTGAATCAAGTCAGCAAAATCATTTTTCCAGTGTATTTATTCGTTTTTCTCAATTGTTAGGGGATTTTTATCAGGTAAAAGTTTTACTGTTCTAGTAAGAAAAAACAACATTAGATCCTCTTTTTTACATGAAGTGAAAATGATTGTGGTTAAAACATTGAGGTCAAAATGAGCAAAACAATTTCAAGTGTACATTTTCTTTTATACACTACTAATCAAAACCTTAAGAACAGTTTAAAAAATTGCAAGAATTTGCCTTTTGCACTGTTCTATCTTAAGAAGGTTCTCCGTAGAGtttcaaaatggaaaaagaagAAATGGGAACAACAGACCAAATGTTTTGAGCAGGAGTTTATTGAAAAGAACAATTTAACCTTTTAACATctgagcctattttggccgaatttgcatgcatttgatgttgcctttatatttcaaagaaaaaaatgtttacaatggccaagttgggtcccttttttcaggacaccttgaacttcatgtccaaactgttgttttcttcactgaccaattataattcacattttggacccaaaacgacaaaaaaaatcccaaaatgttttttcaaaatttgtaatgttgatgtcccattgacaaccaaacatgctcgaccaaccgttttgaagcttgataatatttattcaacttgttaggataaacattcaatagaaaaaaataagattgaatagttttatgtttgacaattgaacacaaacagcaggtatggtcataggcgtttttggcctttacacatactatggtcaaaacaggttatatacagtgcaaaatagtgaggaaaaagattatatatatcatctaacacaaaaagggtttggaggatatctctttgtgcagttaggtgttgtacacatcaccttatcaaaagtacatACGTTCATgcgatcaagcttctcgaacacacatctacataaaattgaaaagattatagtgaagaaaaaaaatatataacattgtaaaaagtattttaaaaaatattgacaagtagttcagttcaattcaaatttttcaggcatgcgacccaataaagtttttttttttttttcccgcactCAATAACACTTCTTCTTGAAcatgtcacggagctgcgtcacaacacacaacgtcacacagcctactcttttgcCGTTTgcacgctgctgtcacttctcgcCGAGACGATGAGTCATCCagagaaaacaacgacaaatacggctcatcttcttcaacGCCGGCGTAGGATGTGGGTTCACGGCACGATTCGACAGCACCGCCAGCTCGGTGaatactagggttgggaatctctggcatgaagccgattcgatatgtatctagatacacaggttacgattcgattaaaaaacgatacgtttttaaggccgagcgattcgatacagtttaagaacgatacgg includes:
- the LOC130927944 gene encoding zinc finger protein OZF-like → MSERWTAARARFDEEVREEMEPPGCHQHQKQDFGEDPGPRRLELEFPGVKLGIKPSQFKEEEPEPLHLEKREEQLHIIKVEEDQDSINKLIRVPLKSEKEGLNEASRGAEPPTDNGRSQADSLILPLTDSDATTSHSPHIDERTDARTKCHSGDKRWKCYHCGKSFGRKFVLKRHISSHTGVKPFLCSVCGQRFSTTQNLSRHTRSHTGEKAFSCLVCGQSFFQKRSLNIHTRKHTGEKPFSCSICLQRFSSKQHLIGHARTHTGEKPFACLICGQRFSQKGALGLHTRTHTGEKPFACSTCGQRFSQKGHLKRHTRTHTGEKPFACSVCGQSFVQKRSLTIHTRRHTGEKPFPCAVCDQRFSQKSALTIHTRTHTGEKPFCCSLCPQRFAQKGTLKSHTRTHTGEKPFGCSVCGQRFTQMGNLTSHTRAHTGEKPFACSVCGRSFSAKRSLKYHKGIHTAFRMRPGQQRHEAGRRIDRFRPADPSGAAGGERTQA